A window of the Armatimonadota bacterium genome harbors these coding sequences:
- the radC gene encoding DNA repair protein RadC yields the protein MPEAGRLTIKDLPAELRPRERLRASGAAALSTAELLAVVIGTGVRGHTALDVGTALLRRFGSAAALGRASAAELARVPGVGEHQAARVLAALELGRRLVEPPPLRRAIRCAADAAALCASMRLLDREHFRAILLNTRHEVLDVVDVSVGGLQSAPVHPREVFKEAIRRSAAAVIVVHNHPSGHPEPSRDDVLITEQLRAAGRLVGIEVLDHIIVGERDYCSLRERQLGFP from the coding sequence ATGCCAGAGGCGGGCCGCCTGACGATCAAAGACCTCCCGGCAGAACTCAGGCCTCGCGAGCGGCTGCGCGCCAGCGGTGCCGCCGCCCTGTCGACCGCCGAACTGCTGGCCGTGGTGATCGGCACCGGGGTGCGGGGACATACGGCCCTGGATGTGGGCACGGCCCTGCTGCGCCGGTTCGGGTCGGCTGCGGCTCTGGGGAGGGCGTCGGCCGCCGAGCTGGCGCGGGTGCCGGGCGTGGGCGAACACCAGGCGGCGCGGGTCCTGGCGGCCCTGGAGCTGGGCAGGCGCCTGGTCGAGCCCCCGCCGCTGCGCCGGGCGATCCGGTGCGCGGCCGACGCGGCGGCGCTGTGCGCGTCCATGCGCTTACTGGACCGGGAGCACTTCCGGGCCATCCTCCTCAACACGCGCCACGAGGTGCTGGACGTGGTGGATGTCTCGGTGGGCGGGTTGCAGTCGGCGCCCGTCCACCCGCGGGAGGTATTCAAGGAAGCCATCCGGCGGTCGGCCGCCGCCGTGATCGTCGTGCACAACCATCCCTCCGGCCACCCGGAGCCCAGTCGGGACGATGTCCTGATCACCGAGCAGCTGCGGGCGGCGGGGCGCCTGGTGGGAATCGAGGTGCTGGACCACATCATCGTCGGCGAGCGGGACTACTGCAGCCTGCGGGAGCGGCAGCTGGGATTCCCCTAG